In a genomic window of Streptomyces koelreuteriae:
- a CDS encoding CbtB domain-containing protein, translating into MAHHAVPPTATTPVVPTKLPLKDILPWAVFFGILMLVLLYFVGAEQGATSVVSGEDVHEWVHDARHLLGFPCH; encoded by the coding sequence ATGGCGCATCACGCCGTCCCGCCGACAGCCACCACCCCCGTCGTCCCCACCAAGCTGCCGCTGAAGGACATCCTTCCCTGGGCGGTCTTCTTCGGCATCCTGATGCTGGTCCTGCTGTACTTCGTCGGCGCCGAGCAGGGCGCCACCTCCGTCGTCTCCGGCGAGGACGTCCACGAGTGGGTGCACGACGCCCGCCACCTCCTCGGCTTCCCCTGCCACTGA
- a CDS encoding enoyl-CoA hydratase/isomerase family protein produces MTDVLFRTTGRAAHIVLDRPKALNALTHGMVRRIDEALTEWERDPAVETVVITGAGERGLCAGGDIRGIHDDARDGDGSASGAFWRDEYHLNARIARYPKPYVAVMDGIVMGGGVGVSAHGSVRIVTERSRIAMPETGIGFVPDVGGTYLLALAPGELGTHLALTGAQIGAGDALLCGLADHYVPSEALERFVDDLAGLPVREALDRHVRPAPEGELAGRREWIDSCFASDTVEEIVQRLLAHGDPAAKETAETLLAKSPTALKVTLTALRRAGRLGPLERVLEQEYRVSCAALSAPDLVEGIRAQVIDKDRNPRWSPATLDEVTDADVERFFAPLGERELGLAGSGTTEEVAW; encoded by the coding sequence ATGACCGACGTCCTCTTCCGTACGACGGGCCGGGCCGCCCACATCGTCCTCGACCGGCCCAAGGCCCTCAACGCCCTCACCCACGGCATGGTGCGCCGCATCGACGAGGCCCTGACCGAATGGGAACGGGACCCGGCCGTCGAGACCGTCGTCATCACCGGCGCGGGGGAGCGCGGCCTGTGCGCGGGCGGCGACATCCGCGGCATCCACGACGACGCCCGCGACGGGGACGGCTCCGCCTCGGGCGCGTTCTGGCGCGACGAGTACCACCTCAACGCCCGTATCGCCCGCTACCCCAAGCCCTACGTCGCCGTCATGGACGGCATCGTCATGGGCGGCGGCGTCGGCGTCTCCGCGCACGGCAGCGTCCGGATCGTCACCGAGCGGTCGAGGATCGCCATGCCCGAGACCGGCATCGGCTTCGTCCCGGACGTCGGCGGCACCTACCTCCTCGCCCTCGCCCCGGGCGAACTCGGCACCCACCTCGCCCTGACGGGCGCGCAGATCGGCGCCGGGGACGCCCTGCTGTGCGGGCTCGCCGACCACTACGTCCCGTCCGAGGCGCTGGAGCGGTTCGTCGACGACCTCGCCGGCCTGCCCGTACGGGAAGCCCTGGACCGGCATGTGAGGCCCGCGCCGGAAGGGGAACTGGCCGGGCGGCGGGAGTGGATCGACTCCTGCTTCGCCTCCGACACCGTCGAGGAGATCGTCCAGCGGCTGCTCGCGCACGGCGACCCGGCGGCCAAGGAGACCGCCGAGACCCTGCTGGCCAAGTCGCCCACCGCGCTCAAGGTCACCCTCACCGCCCTGCGCCGCGCCGGCCGGCTCGGCCCGCTGGAGCGGGTGCTGGAGCAGGAGTACCGGGTCTCCTGCGCGGCGCTGAGCGCACCCGACCTGGTCGAGGGCATCCGCGCCCAGGTCATCGACAAGGACCGAAACCCACGCTGGTCACCGGCGACGCTCGACGAGGTCACCGACGCCGACGTGGAGCGCTTCTTCGCACCCCTGGGCGAGCGCGAACTCGGGCTCGCCGGATCCGGCACGACCGAGGAGGTCGCCTGGTGA
- a CDS encoding CoA-acylating methylmalonate-semialdehyde dehydrogenase: MVRVQDHAPVRELTHFVGGKHTPGTSGTYGDVYDPNTGEVQAHVPLASRAETEAVIADAAHAQREWAEWNPQRRARVFMRFLQLVEEEKDSLARLLSCEHGKTIADAHGDLQRGLEVVEFAAGIPHLLKGEFTDNAGTGIDVHSLRAPLGVVAGITPFNFPAMIPLWKAAPALACGNAFILKPSERDPSVPLRLAELFLEAGLPPGVLNVVNGAREAVDTLLEDPRVEALGFVGSTPIAAHVYATAAAHGKRAQCFGGAKNHMIVMPDADLDQAVDALIGAGYGSAGERCMAISVAVPVGEDTADALVARLKERIGSLRIGRSDDPEADFGPLVGQDAVDRVRSYVDLGVEEGAELVVDGRDFVLPGHENGFFAGASLFDRVTPAMRVYQEEIFGPVLSVVRAADYEEALRLPSEHLYGNGVAIFTRDGDTARDFTRRVNTGMVGVNVPIPVPVAYHTFGGWKRSGFGDLNQHGPDAIRFYTRTKTVTSRWPAGLREGASFTIPTMG; this comes from the coding sequence ATGGTCCGCGTACAAGACCACGCCCCCGTCCGTGAGTTGACCCATTTCGTCGGCGGCAAGCACACCCCGGGAACCTCGGGGACGTACGGCGATGTGTACGACCCCAACACCGGCGAGGTCCAGGCCCATGTGCCCCTCGCGAGCCGGGCCGAGACCGAGGCGGTGATCGCCGACGCCGCGCACGCGCAACGCGAGTGGGCCGAGTGGAACCCGCAGCGCCGCGCCCGGGTGTTCATGAGGTTCCTGCAACTCGTCGAGGAGGAGAAGGACTCGCTGGCCCGGCTGCTGTCCTGCGAGCACGGCAAGACCATCGCGGACGCCCACGGAGACCTCCAGCGCGGGCTTGAGGTCGTCGAGTTCGCGGCAGGAATCCCGCACCTTCTCAAAGGCGAGTTCACCGACAACGCCGGCACCGGCATCGACGTCCACTCCCTGCGCGCGCCCCTCGGTGTCGTCGCCGGGATCACGCCCTTCAACTTCCCGGCGATGATCCCCCTGTGGAAGGCCGCACCCGCCCTCGCCTGCGGAAACGCCTTCATCCTCAAGCCGTCCGAGCGCGACCCGTCCGTCCCGCTGCGCCTCGCCGAACTGTTCCTGGAGGCCGGTCTGCCGCCCGGCGTCCTCAACGTCGTCAACGGCGCCCGGGAAGCCGTCGACACCCTGCTCGAGGACCCCCGGGTCGAGGCCCTCGGCTTCGTCGGCTCCACGCCGATCGCCGCGCACGTCTACGCCACCGCCGCCGCCCACGGCAAGCGCGCCCAGTGCTTCGGCGGCGCCAAGAACCACATGATCGTGATGCCGGACGCCGACCTCGACCAGGCCGTGGACGCCCTCATCGGCGCGGGCTACGGCTCGGCGGGGGAGCGGTGCATGGCGATCTCCGTCGCCGTCCCGGTCGGAGAGGACACCGCCGACGCGCTGGTGGCCCGCTTGAAGGAACGCATCGGCAGCCTGCGCATCGGCCGCAGCGACGACCCGGAGGCCGACTTCGGGCCGCTGGTCGGCCAGGACGCCGTCGACCGCGTGCGCTCCTACGTCGATCTCGGTGTGGAGGAAGGCGCGGAACTCGTCGTGGACGGAAGGGACTTCGTCCTGCCCGGACACGAGAACGGCTTCTTCGCCGGCGCCTCCCTCTTCGACCGGGTCACCCCGGCGATGCGCGTCTACCAGGAGGAGATCTTCGGCCCGGTCCTCTCCGTCGTACGCGCCGCCGACTACGAGGAGGCCCTGCGCCTGCCCAGCGAGCACCTCTACGGCAACGGCGTCGCCATCTTCACCCGCGACGGGGACACCGCCCGCGACTTCACCCGGCGGGTCAACACCGGCATGGTCGGCGTCAACGTGCCCATCCCGGTGCCGGTCGCCTATCACACCTTCGGCGGCTGGAAGCGCTCCGGCTTCGGCGACCTCAACCAGCACGGCCCCGACGCCATCCGCTTCTACACCCGTACGAAGACGGTCACCTCGCGGTGGCCCGCCGGGCTGCGCGAAGGCGCGAGCTTCACGATCCCCACGATGGGCTGA
- a CDS encoding enoyl-CoA hydratase, whose protein sequence is MTTDYETILVERKGRTALLTLNRPKALNALNLQVMNEVVAATEALDRDPDCGCVVITGSAKAFAAGADIKEMQPQGYLDMYLSDWFAAWDRLGQLRTPTVAAVSGYALGGGCELAMLCDILLAADTAVFGQPEIKLGVIPGIGGSQRLTRAVGKAKAMELCLTGRTMDAAEAERAGLVSRVVPADELIGEALAVAETVAGMSLPVAMMAKEAVGRAFETTLTEGVRFERRLFHAVFATADQKEGMAAFADKRPPEFRHR, encoded by the coding sequence ATGACCACCGACTACGAGACGATCCTTGTCGAGCGCAAGGGCCGCACCGCCCTGCTCACCCTCAACCGCCCGAAGGCCCTCAACGCCCTGAACCTCCAGGTGATGAACGAGGTCGTGGCCGCCACCGAGGCCCTGGACCGGGACCCGGACTGCGGCTGCGTCGTCATCACCGGCTCGGCGAAGGCGTTCGCGGCCGGGGCCGACATCAAGGAGATGCAGCCCCAGGGCTACCTGGACATGTATCTCTCCGACTGGTTCGCGGCCTGGGACCGGCTCGGACAGCTGCGCACACCGACCGTCGCCGCCGTTTCCGGATACGCGCTCGGCGGCGGCTGCGAACTGGCCATGCTCTGCGACATCCTGCTCGCCGCCGACACCGCCGTCTTCGGCCAGCCGGAGATCAAGCTCGGCGTGATCCCGGGGATCGGCGGCTCCCAGCGGCTGACCCGGGCGGTCGGCAAGGCCAAGGCCATGGAGCTGTGCCTGACCGGGCGCACCATGGACGCCGCCGAAGCGGAACGCGCCGGGCTCGTCTCCCGGGTGGTGCCGGCCGACGAGCTGATCGGCGAGGCCCTGGCCGTCGCCGAGACCGTCGCCGGGATGTCCCTGCCGGTGGCGATGATGGCCAAGGAAGCCGTCGGCCGGGCCTTCGAGACGACACTCACCGAAGGTGTCCGCTTCGAACGCCGCCTGTTCCACGCGGTGTTCGCCACCGCCGACCAGAAGGAGGGCATGGCCGCCTTCGCCGACAAACGGCCGCCCGAGTTCCGCCACCGGTAA
- the ltnD gene encoding L-threonate dehydrogenase — MSDRNEPARPRVGVVGLGAMGLGMARSLRAAGYDVGVHDLRPETAADFAREGGTAFGTCGELAASVDVLVGVVVNAAQVEAVLFGAEGAAGRLRPGSVFVMCSTVDPGWSAAIEGRLAERGVLYLDAPISGGAARAAAGELTMMTSGSTEAYSLADPVLEAMSSTVYRLGERAGLGSKVKIVNQLLAGVHIAAAAEAMALGIKAGVPAEALYEVITHSAGNSWMFENRMAHVLDGDYTPLSAVDIFVKDLGLVLDSARPERFPLPLAATAHQMFLQASASGLGAEDDSAVIKIFPGVDLPKPVEA; from the coding sequence ATGAGCGACCGGAACGAGCCCGCGCGACCGCGGGTGGGCGTGGTGGGTCTAGGAGCCATGGGCCTCGGGATGGCCCGGAGCCTGCGGGCGGCCGGGTACGACGTCGGCGTCCACGATCTGCGGCCGGAGACGGCCGCGGACTTCGCCCGCGAGGGCGGGACGGCGTTCGGGACCTGTGGCGAGCTGGCAGCCTCGGTGGACGTCCTGGTCGGCGTGGTGGTCAACGCCGCGCAGGTCGAGGCCGTGCTGTTCGGTGCCGAGGGCGCGGCCGGCCGGCTCCGCCCCGGCTCCGTCTTCGTCATGTGCTCCACGGTCGATCCGGGCTGGTCCGCCGCGATCGAAGGCCGCCTGGCCGAGCGGGGCGTGCTCTACCTGGACGCTCCCATCTCCGGCGGCGCCGCCCGCGCGGCGGCCGGTGAACTCACCATGATGACGTCCGGCTCCACCGAGGCGTACTCGCTCGCCGACCCGGTGCTCGAGGCCATGAGCAGCACCGTCTACCGCCTGGGAGAGCGCGCCGGGCTCGGCTCGAAGGTCAAGATCGTCAACCAGCTGCTCGCGGGCGTGCACATCGCCGCCGCGGCCGAGGCGATGGCCCTCGGCATCAAGGCGGGCGTCCCCGCCGAGGCGCTCTACGAGGTCATCACGCACAGCGCCGGCAACTCCTGGATGTTCGAGAACCGTATGGCCCATGTGCTCGACGGCGACTACACGCCCCTCTCGGCCGTCGACATCTTCGTCAAGGACCTCGGGCTGGTGCTGGACTCCGCGAGGCCGGAACGCTTCCCGCTCCCCCTCGCCGCCACCGCCCACCAGATGTTCCTCCAGGCGTCGGCGTCCGGACTGGGTGCCGAGGACGACAGCGCGGTCATCAAGATCTTCCCGGGGGTCGACCTGCCCAAGCCGGTGGAGGCCTGA
- a CDS encoding acyl-CoA dehydrogenase family protein: MTSTLLTEDQQALVETTLDFAQDHLAPHALDWDRDKHFPVDVLRKAAGLGLGGVYVGEESGGSGLTRADGVLVFESLASGCPSIAGYLSIHNMVAWMIDRYGDAAQRERRLPRLCAMEDLASYCLTEPGAGSDAAALTTRAVRDGDHWILTGVKQFISGAGASQLYIVMARTGGDGPDGVSAFIVDKDDPGVTFGANERKMGWNAQPTRQVVLDSVRLPADRLLGREGQGFRIAMNGLNGGRLGIAACSLGGARSALDRSLAHLADREAFGQRLLDAQALRFRLADMATELAAARALVQQAAHALDVGDPQAPYLCAMAKRFATDTGYSVADRALQLHGGYGYLSEYGIEKIVRDLRVHQILEGTNEIMRVIVARGLTEALG, translated from the coding sequence ATGACCAGCACCCTGCTCACCGAGGACCAGCAGGCCCTCGTCGAGACCACCCTCGACTTCGCCCAGGACCACCTCGCCCCGCACGCCCTCGACTGGGACCGCGACAAGCACTTCCCCGTCGACGTCCTGCGCAAGGCGGCCGGACTGGGGCTCGGCGGCGTCTACGTCGGTGAGGAGTCGGGCGGTTCGGGCCTGACCCGCGCCGACGGTGTCCTCGTCTTCGAGTCCCTCGCCTCCGGCTGCCCGTCCATCGCCGGGTACCTCTCCATCCACAACATGGTCGCCTGGATGATCGACCGGTACGGCGACGCCGCCCAGCGCGAACGCCGGCTGCCCCGGCTGTGCGCCATGGAGGACCTCGCCAGCTACTGCCTGACCGAACCCGGCGCGGGCTCGGACGCCGCCGCCCTCACCACCCGGGCCGTCCGGGACGGCGACCACTGGATCCTCACCGGCGTCAAGCAGTTCATCTCCGGAGCCGGGGCCTCCCAGCTGTACATCGTCATGGCCCGCACCGGCGGCGACGGGCCCGACGGCGTCTCCGCGTTCATCGTCGACAAGGACGACCCCGGCGTCACCTTCGGCGCCAACGAACGGAAGATGGGCTGGAACGCCCAGCCGACCCGCCAGGTCGTCCTGGACAGCGTCCGGCTGCCCGCCGACCGGCTCCTCGGCCGCGAGGGGCAGGGCTTCCGCATCGCGATGAACGGCCTCAACGGCGGACGGCTCGGCATCGCCGCCTGCTCGCTCGGCGGCGCCCGCAGCGCCCTCGACCGCAGCCTCGCCCACCTCGCCGACCGTGAGGCGTTCGGGCAGCGGCTGCTCGACGCGCAGGCACTGCGCTTCCGGCTCGCCGACATGGCCACCGAACTCGCCGCCGCCCGCGCCCTCGTCCAGCAGGCCGCCCACGCGCTCGACGTCGGCGACCCGCAGGCGCCGTACCTGTGCGCGATGGCCAAGCGCTTCGCCACCGACACCGGGTACTCGGTGGCCGACCGCGCCCTCCAACTGCATGGGGGGTACGGGTACCTCAGCGAGTACGGCATCGAGAAGATCGTCCGTGACCTGCGAGTCCACCAGATCCTGGAAGGAACCAACGAGATCATGCGCGTCATCGTGGCCCGCGGCCTGACGGAGGCACTCGGATGA
- the mmsB gene encoding 3-hydroxyisobutyrate dehydrogenase, with the protein MSRTVAFIGLGNMGGPMAVNLVKAGHRVRGYDLAVTPGPELEQAASAVDAVADADLVLTMLPAGRHVLGVYDDILPAARPGTLFVDCSTIDVADARTAHERAVAAGMRALDAPVSGGVVGAEAATLTFMAGGGETEFAEALPLLEAMGKKAVHCGEAGAGQAAKICNNMILGVSMIAVSEAFVLGESLGLSHQALFDVASTASGQCWALSVNCPVPGPVPGSPAGRDYRPGFAAALMAKDLGLAANAVRAGGVDAELGLRAAELYAAYAERVGATEDFSGIVRTIRDRSGDPT; encoded by the coding sequence GTGAGCAGGACCGTCGCGTTCATCGGACTCGGGAACATGGGCGGCCCCATGGCCGTCAACCTGGTGAAGGCCGGACACCGGGTGCGGGGCTACGACCTCGCCGTCACGCCCGGGCCGGAGCTGGAGCAGGCCGCCTCCGCCGTGGACGCCGTCGCGGACGCCGACCTCGTCCTCACCATGCTGCCCGCCGGACGCCACGTCCTGGGCGTCTACGACGACATCCTCCCCGCCGCCCGGCCCGGCACCCTCTTCGTCGACTGCTCCACCATCGACGTCGCCGACGCCCGCACCGCCCACGAGCGCGCGGTCGCCGCGGGCATGCGCGCCCTGGACGCGCCGGTCTCCGGCGGGGTCGTCGGCGCCGAGGCCGCCACGCTGACCTTCATGGCCGGCGGCGGAGAGACCGAGTTCGCCGAGGCGCTGCCCCTGCTGGAAGCCATGGGGAAGAAGGCCGTGCACTGCGGAGAGGCGGGCGCCGGACAGGCCGCCAAGATCTGCAACAACATGATTCTCGGCGTCTCCATGATCGCCGTCAGCGAGGCCTTCGTCCTCGGTGAGAGCCTCGGCCTGTCCCACCAGGCCCTGTTCGACGTGGCCTCCACGGCCTCCGGACAGTGCTGGGCGCTCAGCGTCAACTGCCCCGTCCCCGGCCCCGTCCCGGGCAGTCCCGCGGGCCGCGACTACCGGCCGGGCTTCGCCGCCGCCCTGATGGCCAAGGACCTGGGCCTGGCCGCCAACGCGGTCCGCGCCGGGGGCGTGGACGCAGAACTCGGTCTGCGCGCGGCCGAACTGTACGCGGCGTACGCGGAGCGGGTCGGTGCCACGGAGGACTTCTCGGGCATCGTACGAACCATCAGGGACCGGAGCGGAGACCCCACGTGA
- a CDS encoding CbtA family protein produces MNSATVRNLLVRGMLAGLAAGLLALVVAYLLGEPNVDKAIGFEEAHAPAHEHEVEIVSRGLQSTAGLATGVLIYGVAFGGIAALAYCFALGRVGRFTPRATALLLSGCALLAVYVVPFLKYPANPPAVGNPDTIGKRTTLYFLMMVLSLLLAIAATLLGKRLAPKLGAWWATVAAVAAFGVAIGLAFAFLPVVNEVPSDFPAAVLWRFRLSALAIQVTLWGAFGLVFGELAQRLLNPKPATLSGSAAVAAS; encoded by the coding sequence ATGAACTCCGCAACTGTGAGAAACCTGCTCGTGCGGGGGATGCTCGCCGGACTCGCTGCCGGTCTGCTCGCCCTGGTCGTCGCCTACCTCCTCGGCGAGCCGAACGTCGACAAGGCGATCGGCTTCGAGGAGGCGCACGCCCCCGCGCACGAGCACGAGGTCGAAATCGTCTCCCGCGGCCTGCAGTCCACCGCGGGCCTGGCCACCGGGGTCCTGATCTACGGGGTCGCCTTCGGCGGCATCGCCGCCCTCGCCTACTGCTTCGCGCTCGGCCGCGTCGGCCGCTTCACCCCGCGCGCGACCGCGCTGCTGCTGTCCGGCTGCGCGCTGCTCGCGGTCTATGTCGTGCCGTTCCTGAAGTACCCGGCCAACCCGCCCGCCGTCGGCAACCCCGACACCATCGGCAAGCGGACCACCCTGTACTTCCTGATGATGGTGCTCAGCCTGCTTCTCGCGATCGCCGCCACCCTGCTGGGCAAGCGACTCGCCCCGAAGCTGGGCGCCTGGTGGGCCACCGTCGCCGCGGTGGCCGCCTTCGGCGTCGCCATCGGCCTGGCGTTCGCCTTCCTGCCCGTCGTCAACGAGGTGCCGTCGGACTTCCCGGCCGCCGTGCTGTGGCGGTTCCGCCTCTCCGCCCTGGCCATCCAGGTCACGCTGTGGGGAGCCTTCGGTCTTGTCTTCGGCGAACTGGCGCAGCGGCTGCTGAACCCCAAGCCCGCCACGCTGTCCGGCAGCGCGGCCGTAGCCGCCTCCTAG